A section of the Paenibacillus yonginensis genome encodes:
- a CDS encoding GerAB/ArcD/ProY family transporter, which produces MKISNQQLFWMILMLNVGINLLIAINLVIRSGHQDAWLSSMISGLVGLGAVYLGTIVSLRHPNQTLVKFSTVILGKWLGKLVVIPYMAQWFIVIPLIMRDQYHFVHTNVLFMTPAWMIIGSLLLVMIYTVLQGGIEIIARCTQLWAPILIVIMILTFGFTLNNLDWRALFPVYGLTGMGPILTGSLVPASLLAESVNIMMLIAFVDKPDKKTKRAALSGLLMSAFFITMGILWVLMTFGWHIASKLKYPFFDMVKLVYLMEFIQNMDILIMAVWLVSIFVKMSIYLFIAGYGLAQWVGKEKRWKHFVIVPVLTTSVLSFLLIRSNLPNELIMNRLWISIFLPLNGYVIPLLLLIVSAIRFRSGKPGKQSGDQKATSGQETNEDQNQTSAGGQDLPAGQDPSNHPNSSGDHQDKDQQQSKDVSQEGNGQQTSDEQQSFESEEQKQAGNEQQAAGGQQTHEQRPAAQEGNQRESGSQRQDSNQEES; this is translated from the coding sequence ATGAAGATCAGCAACCAACAGCTCTTCTGGATGATTTTGATGCTGAATGTAGGGATCAATCTTCTGATCGCCATAAATCTTGTCATTCGGAGTGGTCATCAGGATGCCTGGCTTTCTTCCATGATATCGGGTTTGGTTGGTCTGGGTGCGGTTTATCTGGGTACGATTGTATCTTTAAGGCATCCTAACCAGACATTAGTTAAATTTAGTACGGTGATATTAGGCAAGTGGCTGGGGAAGCTGGTTGTTATCCCGTATATGGCTCAGTGGTTCATTGTTATTCCGTTGATTATGCGGGATCAATATCATTTTGTGCATACCAACGTTTTGTTCATGACCCCGGCCTGGATGATCATAGGCTCCTTGCTTTTGGTGATGATTTACACCGTTTTGCAAGGGGGGATAGAAATTATTGCACGCTGTACACAACTTTGGGCACCTATTTTGATTGTGATTATGATCCTCACCTTTGGGTTTACGCTGAACAACCTGGATTGGAGAGCTTTGTTTCCGGTTTATGGTCTGACGGGCATGGGGCCCATCCTTACCGGATCACTGGTTCCGGCCTCTTTGCTCGCGGAGTCGGTTAACATCATGATGCTTATTGCCTTTGTCGATAAACCGGACAAAAAAACTAAAAGAGCAGCCCTTTCCGGTTTGCTTATGTCTGCTTTCTTTATTACGATGGGGATTTTGTGGGTTTTGATGACCTTTGGCTGGCATATTGCCTCCAAGCTGAAATATCCATTTTTTGATATGGTAAAGCTTGTTTATCTAATGGAATTCATTCAAAATATGGATATTTTGATTATGGCTGTTTGGCTGGTCAGCATTTTTGTAAAGATGTCGATCTATTTATTCATTGCCGGCTATGGGCTAGCCCAATGGGTAGGGAAGGAGAAACGTTGGAAGCATTTTGTGATCGTCCCGGTACTGACCACTTCTGTTCTAAGCTTTCTCCTGATCAGAAGCAACCTCCCGAACGAGTTGATCATGAACCGATTATGGATCAGCATTTTTCTACCCCTGAACGGCTACGTGATTCCGCTGCTGCTGTTAATTGTATCGGCCATCCGGTTCAGGTCCGGGAAGCCGGGCAAGCAGTCGGGGGATCAGAAAGCAACAAGCGGTCAGGAGACAAACGAAGATCAAAATCAAACCTCTGCAGGCGGCCAGGACTTGCCAGCTGGTCAAGATCCTTCAAACCATCCGAATTCCTCGGGAGATCACCAGGATAAAGATCAGCAGCAATCGAAGGACGTGAGTCAGGAGGGAAACGGGCAGCAAACATCTGATGAACAGCAGTCTTTTGAGTCCGAAGAACAGAAGCAAGCCGGCAATGAGCAGCAGGCCGCCGGCGGGCAGCAAACCCATGAGCAGAGACCAGCAGCACAGGAGGGGAACCAGCGCGAAAGCGGTTCACAGCGTCAGGACTCCAATCAGGAAGAGAGTTAA
- the pyk gene encoding pyruvate kinase, with the protein MQKTKIICTLGPACDEPDVLKQMIQAGMTVGRLNMAHGELEDHARRIAGVRRAAEELNTFVPLMMDIKGPEIRIGKLKESTVMLEPGAAITLTTETIEGDAERVSVNYPDMPKVVKPGDRVLINDGLIELHIVKVDGTEMRAKVISGGPLKPTKGVNLPGVRTTLPGVTERDVRHIHFGLEQGIEMIAASFVRRGDDIREIRKILQEHGAAHVQIISKIENGEGIDNLDDIIEASDGIMVARGDLGVEVPVEDVPMLQKEMIEKCNFAGKPVIVATHMLESMQVNPRPTRAEVGDVFNAVMQGADVVMLSGESAAGKYPVKAVQTMATVAKKAESVLNYQEQFNRKRMQHPSDITEVISQSAVNASLELKAEAIIVSTESGFTARMVSKYRPEAPIIAVTPQRHVLPQICLLSGVIPVLGDKVETTDDMFESAIRNALATGYIHKGDTIVLSAGLPVMQAGTTNLVKVQKI; encoded by the coding sequence GTGCAGAAGACAAAAATCATATGTACACTTGGCCCTGCTTGTGACGAACCGGATGTATTGAAGCAGATGATCCAGGCAGGCATGACGGTTGGACGTCTGAATATGGCACATGGCGAACTGGAGGATCACGCCAGAAGAATCGCAGGTGTACGCCGGGCGGCGGAGGAGCTGAACACGTTTGTCCCGCTGATGATGGATATTAAAGGTCCGGAAATCCGGATCGGCAAGCTGAAGGAAAGTACGGTTATGCTGGAGCCGGGTGCTGCGATTACGCTGACCACGGAAACGATAGAAGGGGATGCCGAGCGGGTCTCCGTCAATTATCCGGATATGCCAAAGGTGGTAAAGCCGGGCGATAGAGTGCTTATTAATGATGGGTTGATTGAGCTGCATATCGTCAAGGTGGACGGAACGGAAATGCGGGCCAAGGTGATCAGCGGAGGCCCATTGAAACCAACCAAAGGAGTTAACCTGCCAGGAGTAAGGACGACGCTGCCGGGTGTTACCGAGCGGGATGTTCGGCATATTCATTTTGGATTGGAGCAGGGCATTGAAATGATCGCGGCTTCCTTCGTCCGCCGGGGAGACGATATTCGCGAAATTCGAAAAATTCTGCAGGAGCACGGCGCTGCTCATGTTCAGATTATCTCTAAAATCGAAAATGGAGAAGGCATCGACAATCTCGATGATATTATTGAGGCTTCGGACGGCATAATGGTAGCCCGCGGCGATTTGGGGGTGGAGGTTCCGGTAGAGGATGTTCCGATGCTGCAGAAGGAAATGATTGAGAAGTGCAACTTTGCCGGCAAGCCAGTCATTGTCGCTACACACATGCTGGAATCGATGCAGGTGAATCCGCGTCCGACACGCGCCGAAGTCGGCGATGTATTCAACGCTGTCATGCAGGGCGCCGATGTCGTGATGCTGTCCGGCGAATCGGCGGCGGGCAAATATCCCGTCAAGGCCGTTCAGACGATGGCGACCGTTGCCAAGAAAGCGGAAAGCGTCCTGAACTATCAGGAACAATTCAACCGAAAAAGAATGCAGCATCCGTCCGATATTACCGAGGTCATCAGCCAAAGCGCCGTAAATGCCTCGCTTGAACTGAAGGCTGAAGCGATAATTGTATCGACCGAAAGCGGGTTTACGGCACGGATGGTCTCCAAATACCGGCCGGAGGCGCCGATTATTGCCGTTACGCCGCAGCGGCACGTGCTGCCGCAAATTTGCCTTCTTTCCGGGGTCATTCCGGTTCTGGGCGACAAAGTGGAGACAACGGATGACATGTTCGAATCAGCGATCCGCAATGCGCTGGCCACCGGTTATATTCATAAAGGAGATACAATCGTCCTTTCGGCTGGGCTGCCGGTCATGCAGGCCGGTACAACCAATCTGGTGAAGGTGCAGAAGATTTAG
- a CDS encoding DUF4023 family protein: MDSTHEFVEKVRQHQKNQERNKKRGQGTPNAVLPTKRHGTNK; the protein is encoded by the coding sequence ATGGACAGCACGCATGAGTTTGTGGAGAAAGTGCGGCAGCACCAGAAGAATCAGGAACGGAACAAAAAGAGGGGCCAAGGCACTCCTAATGCCGTACTGCCGACCAAACGGCACGGGACCAACAAATAG
- a CDS encoding catalase has protein sequence MDQRLTTNQGAPVGDNQNSRTAGRRGPALLEDYHLLEKLAHFDRERIPERVVHARGAGAHGVFVTEAGMGAYTRAHFLQEAGRETPVFVRFSTVINSAGSPETARDPRGFAVKFYTEEGNYDIVGNHLPVFFIRDALKFPDMVHSLKPSPATNVQEPGRYWDFMTLSPESTHMLTWLFSDHGTPANYREMDGFGVHAFKWVNSEGKVTYVKYTWKSKQGVRNLSAEEVVEVQGKDFNHATRDLHEHIAAGDFPQWELHVQLMPVEDLDLWSYDPLDPTKVWPEEHYPLMKVGTMTLNRNPQNFFAEVEQAAFSPSATVPGIEPSEDKLLQGRLFSYPDTQRYRLGANYMQIPVNCPYAPVRNHQRDGQMNVNQDPSPINFEPNSYTDNVKEDPAYRESVMPLSGQAGRERIEKTDDFTQAGELYRSYTDVEKDHLISNIVDDLKQTNEKIQLRAICNFFRADMQYGMRIAQALGVDIGGFMPSNMPH, from the coding sequence ATGGATCAAAGATTGACGACAAATCAAGGCGCGCCGGTGGGCGATAACCAGAATTCCAGAACGGCAGGCAGACGGGGACCGGCGCTGCTGGAAGATTATCATCTGCTGGAGAAGCTGGCGCATTTCGACCGGGAGCGTATTCCGGAACGTGTCGTTCATGCCCGCGGAGCCGGAGCACATGGAGTTTTTGTAACGGAAGCGGGGATGGGGGCTTATACACGAGCCCACTTCCTTCAGGAAGCTGGCCGCGAAACACCGGTGTTTGTCCGTTTCTCGACGGTCATCAATTCGGCGGGATCGCCGGAAACGGCCCGCGACCCGCGCGGATTTGCCGTGAAATTTTATACGGAGGAAGGCAACTATGATATCGTCGGCAACCATCTGCCTGTATTCTTTATCCGCGATGCGCTGAAGTTCCCGGATATGGTGCATTCACTGAAACCTTCCCCTGCTACGAATGTGCAGGAGCCTGGGCGGTATTGGGATTTCATGACGTTATCGCCGGAATCGACGCATATGCTGACCTGGCTGTTCTCGGATCATGGAACACCGGCGAACTACCGGGAGATGGACGGTTTTGGCGTTCACGCCTTCAAATGGGTGAACAGCGAAGGCAAAGTCACTTACGTGAAATATACATGGAAGTCGAAACAAGGAGTTCGGAATTTATCAGCGGAAGAAGTTGTGGAAGTGCAGGGTAAAGATTTCAACCATGCCACACGCGATTTGCATGAACATATCGCCGCAGGTGATTTCCCGCAGTGGGAGCTGCATGTGCAGCTGATGCCGGTGGAGGATCTGGATCTCTGGAGTTATGATCCGCTGGACCCGACCAAGGTATGGCCCGAGGAACATTACCCGCTAATGAAGGTGGGTACGATGACTTTGAACCGTAATCCGCAGAATTTCTTCGCCGAGGTTGAGCAGGCGGCATTCTCGCCAAGCGCGACCGTACCGGGGATCGAGCCGTCCGAAGACAAGCTGCTGCAGGGCCGCCTTTTCTCTTATCCGGATACGCAGCGCTATCGTTTGGGCGCTAATTATATGCAAATTCCGGTCAACTGCCCTTATGCGCCAGTGCGGAATCATCAGCGCGATGGACAGATGAATGTGAACCAGGACCCTTCGCCGATCAATTTCGAGCCAAATAGTTACACGGACAACGTGAAGGAGGATCCGGCTTACAGGGAAAGCGTCATGCCGCTCAGCGGGCAGGCCGGACGGGAGAGAATTGAGAAGACGGATGACTTCACACAAGCTGGAGAGCTGTACCGCAGCTACACGGATGTTGAGAAGGACCATCTCATCAGCAATATCGTAGACGACTTGAAGCAGACGAATGAGAAAATTCAGCTTCGGGCGATTTGCAACTTCTTCCGCGCAGACATGCAATACGGCATGCGGATTGCCCAAGCGCTGGGTGTTGACATCGGAGGGTTTATGCCTTCCAACATGCCGCATTAA
- a CDS encoding alpha/beta hydrolase family protein, producing the protein MTVKRRVTSEDLYELKWVAGLSVNPVTGEVVYGVKKVNQERTGYLTHFRKLDKEGRDQVYTSGETDGAPVWSPDGTKLAFIRKYKDHPQIWVMPQAGGEAAVLTQAPHGVEGFVWSADSRSLFFKQPVGGPEEVKAEDKPNRVVVSKRTQPKFDGSGEWDGRYRHLHRIGLEDGVIRQLTEGSFDVGSFACSPDGGKLAFTAVILDDPQADPDLELTNDLFELAVEGGSPRRLTSSQYDIHQVVYSPDGQELLFLGDDLSYSNATLVQLYRMPAAGGKVACVTAGLDLMISAAAVSDMRGGAFYKPVFSPDGKQVYTLVTTKGSVHLYSFALDGSRAPEAVTQGERDLFGFAADPASGTFIIAAADALQPGDLFRLDPVTGEETRLTELNKELLSGLELSEPENFWFEASDGEQVQGWIMKPAGFAEGGKYPAVLEIHGGPHAMYAHTFMHEFQLLASQGYAVVYSNPRGSHGYGQLFVDACRGDYGGRDYQDLMELTDYATQQYSFIDENRWVVTGGSYGGFMTNWIVGHTNRFKAAVTQRSISNWISFYGVSDIGYFFTEMEIGGGNPWEHTEMLWKHSPLAYVQQVETPLLILHGEEDLRCPIEQGEQLFTALRRLGKTAELVRFPGASHDLSRTGRPILRVERLNRIAGWFNQYLENVSI; encoded by the coding sequence ATGACGGTAAAACGCAGGGTTACTTCAGAGGATTTATATGAATTGAAATGGGTTGCGGGGTTAAGCGTAAATCCTGTAACCGGAGAAGTGGTGTACGGGGTCAAGAAAGTCAATCAGGAGCGGACAGGTTACCTGACGCATTTCCGCAAGCTGGACAAGGAAGGCCGCGATCAGGTTTATACCTCCGGAGAAACGGATGGCGCTCCGGTCTGGTCGCCGGACGGAACCAAGCTCGCTTTTATCCGAAAATATAAGGATCATCCGCAAATCTGGGTGATGCCGCAGGCCGGGGGCGAAGCCGCCGTACTGACCCAAGCGCCTCACGGTGTGGAAGGTTTCGTCTGGTCGGCCGACAGCCGGTCCTTGTTCTTCAAACAGCCTGTGGGGGGACCGGAAGAGGTCAAAGCCGAAGACAAACCTAACCGGGTTGTCGTCAGCAAGCGGACCCAACCGAAATTCGACGGCAGCGGCGAATGGGACGGCCGTTACCGTCATCTGCACCGCATCGGCCTGGAGGATGGAGTGATCCGCCAGCTGACAGAGGGCAGCTTTGATGTCGGCAGCTTCGCCTGTTCCCCGGATGGGGGCAAGCTGGCTTTTACGGCCGTAATCCTTGACGATCCCCAGGCAGACCCAGATCTGGAACTGACGAATGATCTGTTTGAGTTAGCGGTGGAAGGCGGCTCGCCGCGCCGGTTAACGTCTTCGCAATATGATATTCATCAGGTTGTTTATTCACCGGATGGTCAGGAGCTTCTCTTCCTGGGCGACGATCTTTCCTACAGCAACGCTACACTGGTTCAGCTCTACCGGATGCCGGCCGCCGGCGGGAAAGTCGCCTGTGTAACCGCTGGGCTTGATCTGATGATTTCAGCGGCGGCAGTAAGCGATATGCGGGGCGGCGCCTTCTATAAACCTGTGTTCAGCCCTGACGGGAAACAGGTCTACACGCTTGTTACGACTAAAGGCAGTGTACACCTGTACAGCTTTGCCCTGGACGGCAGCCGTGCCCCGGAAGCTGTAACGCAAGGGGAACGCGATCTATTCGGGTTCGCGGCAGATCCGGCTTCGGGAACCTTTATTATTGCCGCCGCAGATGCTCTGCAGCCGGGAGATCTGTTCCGTCTCGACCCGGTGACGGGGGAGGAGACACGCCTTACGGAGCTGAACAAGGAACTGCTGTCCGGGCTGGAATTGAGCGAGCCGGAAAACTTCTGGTTTGAGGCCTCCGATGGCGAGCAGGTTCAGGGCTGGATCATGAAGCCGGCGGGCTTCGCGGAAGGCGGCAAATATCCGGCGGTACTGGAGATCCATGGCGGCCCACATGCCATGTACGCGCACACCTTTATGCATGAGTTCCAGCTGCTGGCCTCTCAAGGCTACGCGGTTGTTTACAGCAATCCTAGAGGCAGCCATGGCTATGGCCAGCTGTTTGTTGATGCCTGCCGGGGCGATTACGGCGGCCGTGATTATCAGGATCTGATGGAGCTTACGGATTATGCGACGCAGCAATATTCTTTTATAGATGAGAACCGCTGGGTCGTAACAGGGGGCAGCTACGGCGGATTTATGACCAACTGGATCGTGGGACACACGAACCGTTTCAAGGCCGCCGTCACGCAGCGTTCCATTTCCAACTGGATTTCCTTCTACGGCGTCAGCGATATCGGTTACTTCTTCACGGAAATGGAGATCGGCGGAGGCAATCCTTGGGAGCATACCGAAATGCTTTGGAAACATTCCCCGCTGGCTTATGTTCAGCAGGTCGAGACCCCGCTGCTTATTCTGCATGGCGAAGAGGATTTGCGTTGTCCAATCGAGCAGGGCGAGCAGCTCTTTACGGCGCTCAGACGCCTTGGCAAAACGGCAGAACTCGTCCGATTCCCGGGCGCCAGTCATGACTTGTCACGGACAGGCCGCCCTATTCTGCGGGTGGAGAGACTGAACCGGATTGCCGGATGGTTTAATCAATACCTGGAGAACGTATCAATATAA
- the ade gene encoding adenine deaminase, whose amino-acid sequence METKRRQELYEVSGRLAKVALGREKADLVVQNGTLVNVYSGELLEHTDIAVAGGRVAFVGKAGHTIGPDTKLVDAEGRFLVPGLIDGHMHVESTMMTVTEFAKAALAKGTTAVFMDPHEIANVFGNEGVAWMHEEGQGVPLKVFTTYPSCVPAAEGLEDAGASLEVEDIEAGLRWEGVAGLGEVMNFPGVVYDDPKMKGEIEATIRAGKTVTGHFPSDDQQMLQAYIASGVTSDHETVTREQGLARVRLGMNLMIREGSAWQDVKEVIKVVTEDHAPTGNITLVTDDVYPQTLVDKGHINHVVRRAVEEGVDPVTAIQMATINTARYFNMERDLGAISPGKCADILLVDDLQQMVPSLVIADGAVVARQGRIVIPFPSYVYPEKARQSVQLARKLRPEDFRLRSKRTTAGAGAGAGGTSVVGTTRVKVIQVIENSARTASATAELTVKDGYIQPDPQQDVLLLACIERHKGSGDISLAFAKGFGLKEGAVASTVAHDSHNLLVMGTNEADMVFAASKLAECGGGMIAVKDGKVLGLVEMPVAGLMSDKPLDQVVEEVRGLEAGWKELGCTIHAPFMTFSLIALPVIPDLRISNRGLVDVTTFRLTDVEL is encoded by the coding sequence ATGGAGACAAAACGCAGGCAGGAGCTGTACGAGGTCAGCGGCAGATTGGCGAAAGTAGCCCTTGGCCGGGAGAAAGCGGATCTGGTGGTTCAGAATGGCACCCTGGTCAATGTGTATTCCGGTGAACTGCTGGAGCACACCGATATCGCCGTTGCAGGCGGAAGGGTGGCTTTCGTCGGAAAGGCCGGGCATACGATCGGACCGGATACGAAGCTGGTAGACGCTGAGGGGCGCTTTCTGGTTCCGGGACTGATCGACGGACATATGCACGTCGAGAGCACGATGATGACGGTCACCGAATTTGCAAAGGCCGCGCTGGCCAAAGGCACGACGGCTGTATTCATGGACCCCCATGAAATCGCCAATGTATTCGGGAATGAAGGGGTAGCCTGGATGCATGAGGAGGGGCAGGGGGTTCCGCTGAAGGTATTTACCACCTATCCCTCCTGCGTGCCGGCTGCGGAAGGTCTGGAGGATGCCGGCGCCTCTCTGGAGGTGGAAGACATCGAAGCCGGGCTGCGCTGGGAAGGGGTTGCAGGACTGGGTGAGGTGATGAATTTCCCTGGCGTTGTTTATGATGACCCGAAGATGAAAGGCGAAATCGAGGCAACGATCAGGGCGGGCAAGACGGTTACCGGTCATTTTCCAAGTGACGATCAGCAGATGCTGCAGGCTTATATCGCTTCGGGGGTAACGTCCGACCACGAAACGGTTACCCGGGAACAGGGGCTCGCCCGCGTGCGGTTAGGCATGAATTTGATGATCCGCGAGGGCTCGGCCTGGCAGGACGTGAAGGAAGTGATCAAGGTGGTCACGGAGGATCATGCGCCTACAGGCAATATTACGCTGGTGACGGACGACGTCTATCCGCAGACCCTGGTCGATAAAGGACATATCAACCATGTCGTGCGCCGGGCCGTTGAGGAAGGGGTAGACCCGGTAACGGCCATTCAGATGGCTACGATTAATACGGCGAGATACTTTAATATGGAACGGGACCTCGGGGCCATCTCACCGGGAAAATGTGCGGACATCCTGCTCGTTGATGACTTGCAGCAAATGGTTCCTTCGCTTGTCATTGCCGATGGAGCCGTTGTTGCTCGGCAGGGGCGCATCGTCATTCCGTTCCCGTCTTATGTTTATCCGGAGAAAGCCCGGCAGTCGGTACAGCTGGCCCGGAAGCTGCGGCCGGAGGACTTTCGACTGCGCAGCAAACGGACAACTGCTGGAGCAGGGGCAGGAGCAGGCGGCACTTCGGTTGTAGGAACAACCCGGGTGAAGGTGATTCAAGTGATTGAGAACAGCGCCCGGACGGCCTCGGCGACAGCTGAGTTAACGGTGAAGGACGGTTACATCCAGCCGGACCCGCAGCAGGATGTCCTGCTGCTCGCCTGCATTGAACGGCACAAAGGCTCGGGTGATATTTCCCTTGCGTTCGCCAAAGGCTTCGGGTTGAAAGAAGGTGCCGTTGCTTCAACCGTAGCGCACGACAGTCATAACCTGCTCGTCATGGGCACAAATGAAGCGGACATGGTATTTGCCGCCTCCAAGCTGGCGGAATGCGGCGGCGGCATGATTGCCGTCAAGGACGGCAAAGTGCTGGGCCTGGTCGAAATGCCGGTAGCCGGACTGATGTCCGACAAACCGCTGGACCAGGTGGTGGAAGAGGTTCGTGGGCTTGAAGCGGGCTGGAAGGAGCTTGGCTGCACAATTCATGCTCCATTTATGACCTTCTCTCTGATCGCGCTGCCTGTTATTCCGGATCTGCGCATCTCGAACCGCGGCCTGGTCGATGTAACGACCTTCCGGCTTACGGACGTGGAGTTATAG
- a CDS encoding cytochrome ubiquinol oxidase subunit I: MDPLVLARIQFAATTIFHFFFVPMSIGLVFMIAVMETMYVVKGKEVYKTMAKFWGKLFLINFAVGVVTGILQEFQFGMNWSDYSRFVGDVFGAPLAIEALAAFFLESTFMGIWIFGWDRLSKKVHLLSIWLVCLGTTLSALWILAANSFMQHPVGFEVNNGRAEMNDFFALIANGQLWVEFPHTVLGALATGSFLICGISAYKMLKKKDYAFFKSSFKIAVIVALLSSFLTAIFGHQQAQYLVETQPMKMAASEGLWGKSGDPAPWTVVAAIDPKTKENKFEIKIPYLLSFLSYSKLNGEVKGMNELQAEYTQKYGEGNYIPPVRTTFWSFRIMVAAGSLMILFAAYGLYLWMRKKMDRPNKGYLRLMLFGISLPYIANTSGWIMTEFGRQPWTVFGLMTTADSVSPNVTAGQLLFSIIAFCAIYTVLAVVMVFLWVKVIKQGPYAKDHSDDEHSTDPFGKEGYHAVS; encoded by the coding sequence ATGGATCCGTTAGTGCTTGCACGCATCCAGTTTGCTGCGACGACCATCTTCCATTTCTTCTTCGTGCCGATGTCGATCGGGTTGGTGTTTATGATCGCGGTCATGGAGACGATGTATGTCGTCAAAGGCAAAGAAGTGTACAAAACAATGGCAAAGTTCTGGGGCAAGCTGTTCCTCATCAACTTTGCAGTCGGAGTCGTAACAGGCATCCTGCAGGAGTTCCAGTTTGGCATGAACTGGTCCGATTATTCCCGGTTCGTCGGAGACGTCTTTGGCGCACCGCTTGCGATTGAAGCGCTGGCCGCGTTTTTTCTGGAGTCGACCTTTATGGGAATTTGGATTTTCGGCTGGGACCGGTTGTCCAAGAAAGTCCACCTGCTCAGCATCTGGCTTGTCTGCCTGGGGACGACGTTGTCCGCGCTTTGGATTCTGGCGGCCAACTCGTTTATGCAGCATCCGGTAGGCTTTGAAGTCAACAACGGCCGCGCGGAGATGAATGACTTTTTCGCCCTGATCGCCAACGGGCAGCTGTGGGTGGAATTTCCACATACCGTCCTTGGTGCGCTGGCCACTGGCTCTTTCCTGATCTGCGGCATCAGCGCGTACAAAATGCTCAAGAAAAAAGATTATGCTTTCTTTAAAAGCTCTTTTAAAATCGCAGTCATCGTGGCTTTGTTGTCCTCTTTCCTGACCGCAATCTTCGGTCATCAGCAGGCCCAGTACCTGGTAGAGACCCAGCCGATGAAGATGGCAGCTTCCGAAGGCCTCTGGGGCAAAAGCGGCGATCCTGCCCCATGGACGGTCGTTGCGGCGATTGACCCGAAGACCAAAGAAAATAAATTCGAGATCAAAATTCCTTACCTGCTCAGCTTCCTTTCCTACAGCAAACTGAACGGGGAAGTCAAAGGCATGAACGAACTGCAGGCCGAGTATACGCAAAAATACGGCGAAGGCAACTACATCCCGCCGGTGCGCACGACCTTCTGGAGCTTCCGCATCATGGTGGCAGCAGGTTCGCTCATGATTTTGTTTGCTGCTTACGGCTTGTACCTGTGGATGCGCAAAAAAATGGACCGCCCGAACAAAGGTTACCTGCGTTTGATGCTGTTTGGCATTTCGCTGCCTTATATCGCGAATACTTCAGGCTGGATCATGACGGAATTCGGCCGCCAGCCTTGGACGGTATTCGGGCTGATGACCACCGCCGACTCCGTGTCGCCTAACGTGACCGCAGGCCAGCTGCTGTTCTCGATTATCGCCTTCTGCGCAATTTATACCGTGCTGGCCGTCGTGATGGTGTTCCTTTGGGTGAAAGTGATCAAACAAGGTCCATACGCCAAAGACCATTCCGACGACGAACATTCCACAGATCCATTCGGCAAGGAGGGGTATCATGCTGTCTCTTAA
- the cydB gene encoding cytochrome d ubiquinol oxidase subunit II produces the protein MLSLNELWFILVAVLFIGFFFLEGFDFGVGMATGILAKNDTERRVLINAIGPFWDGNEVWLLTAGGAIFAAFPNWYATMFSGYYTPLVVLLLALIARGVAFEFRGKVQDDRWKKTWDVCIFIGSLLPPFLLGVVFAGFMKGLPIDGQMEMRAGLFDMVNWYTLVGGITVTVLCFVHGLLFTVLRTEGELQNKARKLAKQMLYPLAALLALTGIATYFATDIFEAHGAVLSVLALLGLAAFLLAGYFLSRERDGWAFGMTGAVIALAIVGVFAGLFPNVMISSIDTAFNLTIHNAASGHYSLKVMTIVAVSLLPFVLGYQIWSYFVFHKRVHEKSHLEY, from the coding sequence ATGCTGTCTCTTAATGAGCTTTGGTTTATTTTGGTGGCGGTGCTGTTCATCGGTTTCTTTTTCCTCGAGGGCTTTGATTTCGGGGTTGGCATGGCTACAGGCATTCTTGCCAAAAACGATACGGAACGCCGCGTGTTGATCAACGCGATCGGCCCGTTTTGGGACGGCAATGAAGTGTGGCTGCTGACGGCGGGCGGCGCCATATTCGCCGCTTTCCCGAACTGGTACGCCACGATGTTCAGCGGCTACTATACACCTCTAGTTGTGCTTCTGCTGGCGCTGATCGCCAGAGGGGTCGCTTTCGAATTCCGGGGCAAGGTGCAGGACGACCGCTGGAAAAAAACGTGGGACGTCTGCATTTTCATCGGCAGCCTGCTGCCTCCATTCCTGCTGGGCGTCGTCTTCGCCGGCTTTATGAAAGGCCTGCCGATCGACGGGCAAATGGAGATGAGAGCCGGACTGTTCGACATGGTGAACTGGTATACGCTGGTGGGCGGCATTACCGTTACGGTGCTTTGTTTTGTGCACGGCCTTCTGTTCACGGTACTCCGTACGGAGGGAGAACTCCAGAACAAAGCGCGCAAGCTGGCCAAACAAATGCTGTATCCGCTCGCGGCCCTGCTGGCCCTGACCGGCATTGCCACTTATTTTGCAACGGATATCTTTGAAGCGCATGGCGCCGTATTAAGCGTGTTGGCTTTGTTGGGACTGGCCGCTTTCCTGCTGGCCGGTTATTTCCTGAGCCGTGAACGGGACGGCTGGGCTTTCGGGATGACCGGCGCGGTTATCGCTTTGGCGATTGTCGGCGTGTTCGCTGGGCTGTTCCCGAATGTGATGATCAGTTCGATCGATACGGCTTTCAACCTGACGATTCATAATGCGGCCTCGGGCCATTATTCGCTGAAGGTCATGACGATCGTAGCTGTGTCGCTGCTGCCGTTCGTGCTCGGTTATCAGATCTGGAGTTATTTCGTCTTCCACAAACGGGTGCACGAGAAATCGCATCTGGAATATTAA